The window AATTGGTTTATTGTTCGTTATATTGAATGGTCACATGATTGTATTCAGATATTTGGCACTGCACACTTCTTGCGGTCTTACTAATTTCTGTGAGCTTATAGAGACATAGCTCCAATGCATCATAATATTATAGTAAATGGTAAGTTTCTTATCTGTATTGCATTGACATTTTCCCTCTGGTTTTATGCATGCAGATTGTATTGGATAACAAAGAGGGCAGGAGAAAGGGCTGGTAGTGGATTGATGAAAGCAAATGCATGGCATCATCGTGCTGACGCTGTTTCATCACTTGTTGCTCTTATAGGGGTCGGTAAGTATCATTGATCCTTGTGTATATAGACATGCGTctaaatatgtgtgtgtgtgagagagagaccATTAGTTGTCCATTCAATGAAGTATATAGTGTGACATTGAAGTTACACTATCCTACTTATTTTGCCGGTATTATTTGTGATAAATAATGAACTCCCTTATGCAAACATGGAAAGTTTCATAGAACCAGAACCCATGCcttaacactttttttttctttctgaaaACTTGAGTCTACAATTGggaatgtaatgtgttttgatTGTGCATTAATATCTCTATAAATGTTGATATTAGGTGGATCTATTCTTGGTGTGAGGTTTCTGGACCCCCTTGCTGGACTTGTTGTCTCTGGCATGATCCTAAAGGCTGGACTTCAAACTGGTTACCAGAGGCAATTACTAATTTTCCCTTTACTGTTTTCTTTCCGAAAGTGACACCTGATGAATATAGTAGGCTCTTTGATGCTTGATGTGAAAGTCTATTGAAAGACCTATACATTTGTTTGTCTGTAACTTCATTCTCAATTCATTCTTATTATTCCCATTGAACACCATTTTTGGAAGGATTGGCTTGAAACATGAAACAATGAAACTTGAAGTTTTTTTACACAAATATGTTATGTCATTGATATAGTATGTCCTAGCTTTATTCTGCTTTTTGTAAAGTGAAATCATGAAAGAAGCACATTTCTTACTAACAACCCTGCTTATTTCTCCAGTATCTTGGAACTAGTGGATGCTGCAATACCATTGCAGGATTTGGATCCAATCAGAGAGACAGTATTAAAAGTGAAAGGGGTGGAGGCaagttgatttattaatttatttgtttccaCATGGCATGTATACTATTTGTTAGAGGTGTAAGAATGGGGCTGTTGTGCAATAGGTGAAAACAGGGTAGTTTTTTTTGTTGCCAGTCGAAAGGGGTCAAGTTGACCTGAAACACTAAATTGTCTTTAGTGTTTTAAGTTTCTTACAACCAATCAGTGGTTcagctatttttaaaaagtctGTTAGTTCAGTAAAGATCTAATAtgttgaataaaatgatttagacAGTTGTACGATATAAAAATCACACAGGGCAACTTTGGTGGTTATCATGGTGTCCGGCCTTTGGCCGACTAAGAGTAAAGCTCTTCCGAAGGGAGACTGGTGTGCACTAGGAAACTTTGCATCCTGCTGGGCCATTTGACCAGTTtcctattttgttttttaatctttttgttattgattatATTTGTTTGGCTTGTTAGAGATAATACATGACCCCAACGACCCGTCCACAAGTAAATAGGTTGAAATTGGGACCTATGCTGCCTGTCCCCTGCTATTATCCTCCCCACACGATACGGCAAACTATATACAAACAGAAAGAGCATTTGCACATATATGGTACCGTAATTTTGTACGGAAAGTAGCCAAGAGTGATATGAAATTCTCGATGTTTTCTCATTAACTCTGATTCAATGTTACAGGGTTGCAGACACCTTAGGGGAAGGAGGGCCGGCTCATCTTTATATCTTGATGTAAAGATTGAGGTGATTTACCTTCTATAAAATCCATCTTGCATACAACTGATGCTGTGGTAACCTATCTGCTTACATGATGGCATACTCACCATTCTTTCAGGTTGATCCATACTGTAGTATTAGCATGGCACATCAAATTGGTGAAAGTGTTCGTTACCATGTTCAGAATTCCCATCCTGAAGTTTCTGAAGTCTTCATACAATTGGGTGTGTGACTTCTTTCTAGAAATACTTGGATTATCACACTATAACCAAACTAAAATTCGAGTCAAGTACGGCTTCTGAATTAAACGGGTCTGAAttcctttttttgttttgtttcacATTACAGAGCCTACCGCAAAGCAGAAGGTCACGGAAGTAACTTATGATTCAAATTCTTCAGTATTGGAACGTAATGGCATCGAAGAACTGGTTACAAGTATGCTGACATCAAAGTTTTCTGAGGTACAATTCCTACTTTCCATTTTCATGATATGCTACACATTCCATGAGCTCCTCCAGTGTTAGTCAACTGGGGATAAGAATCCTTCCAtgatacaaataatatatatataagacaacTTCTAATGAGTACTTAGAGGTGGCTTTTTAGTGTATAGAACCTGTGTCCAAAATTCATTAATCTCAGTTGTGTGTCTGATTATTGTTACAAACCTTACAGTCGGTTCTTAAATAACATGACTTTTGACCGACCAAGTCAtcttatctatttaatatagcCTAAATTTGACATTGGAGAAATAATCCGTAGTGTGAAGTCAGCATATCTTGTGTAAATACTAGCTTTTAGGAATTTAGTCCATAGAGAATAACTTTGGAGGCTCTGAAATGCCAGTTAAGAACTGGCACACAATTCTACACTAATTATACCACCTTAATATATAGCCGGTTTAGTATATTCTTAAAGTTGTTGAATTCACTTTTTATCCTTGTACATACAGTATTGAGCCAACTTCGTGAAGCTTTTAGGCTGATGgcattgctttttttttttttttccttttgaagaAAATGGTTGTTACGAGTGTAACAAAGCGTGCAATGCAAGACAAGTATTTACTTGAAATCGAGGTATCCATGCCACCTGATGTCTTGATTAGGTAACTAAACTAAAATCACATAAcccctttttacttatatttatgttatgcTTAAGATGATGACTTTGTGGTTGTTTTCGATAGTGATGCGATGAAAGTTGTAGAGGAAGCCAAGAGTCATATATTGGACGCTACCTCCAACTCCATGCAGGTTAGCTTTCGGCTGAAACTAAACGATTCAATATGCTAGAGTCTCCAAGAGTTGCGACTAATGTAAGGGCATGTAGCTGCTACAAGATAGAAAATTATTGATTTATGATTGGAGCCTGATGAATAAGAATTGCGAGGCAATAAGTTTTGTACATGCTATATAAATTTCAAACACAAATGTGACTTTCTTTAATGCTCATCTTCAATGGCTAGGATTCCATTGCTCAATATACACAGAAAGAGAGCATTTTATTACTTGTTTCTTCGGATTATGAAATATGAAAATACATAACAGTATAACACAATGGTTtgacaagaaagaaaaaaagggcGCTATAAAATTTTCGCTAACTGATCAATAATCCATGTTTTTTCGCCTACATTTCCAATCTCCAATCGTCTTTTCCATTAAGCTCGAGTTAAATCGaggaattttttttgtaaagaaaTAACACTGTAATAATCCAAGCTTTGTGAGGATTCAgttaatatctatatctataccccATGAAAGTTACACAAGAAGAATTGTCTATAATATCTTCCCCACAATTACAACCCTCCCTTTTCACATAGCCGAAAGAGAATGCAGTTATCAAACCTCCCTTCGTCACGTCATCTTGCGTGCTATAATTTATTCTCGCTGCAAcacacgggtaccatgctagttatttattattgaaaaaaaccCAACTTAAATGTCACACCCCACCAAATCATTTTGGCAAGTTATGACTATAAAGGAATCATAACACAAATTGTACAGAAAACGACTACTAAACGTGtcgtttttattcattaatatgaacatttcAAGACATAACCTTACAATAAAGTAGCTAGGAAACACATAAGAGTTCTTATTCATTATCCAATACAAGACTCTTGAATGCCTCGTAAGAGATTTCTACTCCGCTCCATGAAATTCCATAACACTAGTTTTATGAGAAATACATGCTAAAACGTCAATATAAAGTTGGTGAATCATAGGTTTATCGTATCAACATAGTTTTTGGATCACAAGGCTTTCATATacatattacataatatatagtACTATAGCACTTAGCTCCCAATACCAAAGCTTAACGATGTTACCTTTAGCCCATGCGCAATACTTTCATTCCTAAGTACTATGGATCAAATATCATGCACTCATTTGATCATGCCGATCAAGTTAGCGCCCGGGTGAGGGTGTCAAACCCAATAGATCTATTCACAAATATTCGCGTTTATGTCCATTAATGAGGGTATTGAAATAGAGGACATAGTGAAATGCATAAACAACTGAGGCAACATATAATAACAAAGTACTTGTGTCCATctgtaaaaacaaataaaaaaaatgtgcatGTATTCTCACCCCAAATTTAAAAGGGGATATAGTGACAACGAAGTTTTGATGATTTCCGATCTACAAACGTCCTAAACAAATTATGAGATTTTATCAATTGAAgtcatttattaatatttatagtttATGAGTCACTTGTCGCAATATCAACATCGCATCTAACTGATTAGTATTAAATACAGAAGTCTTGAATTAAGGACATGCTTTTTATATTAGTAAATAGGTtctaaaagaaatatatatatttatgtttcttTGAGTCTTTGAATACACTCTAATCTCAATACTACTTCCATGACTTTATAATATTGAAATACTATACTTAACGGTCTTGATCATTAATGTACTACTCATAttcgtttttttttacttaatagatttaacgagagcaagtatccgGTGCGTTAcggcggtaaaatgatgagagtgataggtcatagagtgtgataggtcataggaggtgatatgtcatagagtgtcatagtcaaataccttagccgtacaggctccgtcctcaaatttaaaaattcgttaaaagtatatcgaatgacatctctaatgaaaaagcattaaattttaagaacacccatataatttttataatttatcgatatacggttattgagataaaagattttgaaagaattagaggaataaaatgatttatgcaaaagagagaaagttgtatgcattaatGTATGATATATgatgcattatcatgtgtacattgatgaaattgaatgttgaaagttgaaaagtgaatttgctttataatatagtactagattttagacctgtgtccaacactggacacgggatttacgatattaacaatattagatctttatacatttaagtcgTAAAAgcttacatttttaaaaaaaaacacggttttaattgttatattttgcaagttgtagtacaataatcataggttcctcactgtcattattagcctagacatattgatggaattgtttgtcgtagtcattccacaagacacatgctatatataataatttatccattataatatattttgaaacagatgtactcataatgtgatattattaaaaaaataattaagaattaaaatataaatatatgtatttaatcatgatgcgcgttcataacacgcatatgtttattttcaatcatttgttctatgataatatgataacaattaggattgtttttatattctttgataacaattaggactcttctaatatttgttaataagtcattaggttttcaaataatttttgtagaaaatatttcatatgttaaatttttttatttaattaaatgattgtaattttaaaaaattctctcaagttgatgactaaaaataaaataaattaagtatcagggctaaaaagtataaattattgatggaaaacaaaaaagtgtaaattaatgagactttttctacaaattaatataaatattaatataataatatatttggataatgattattaggatttttaatttgtagtttatctaaatgatgacatcatcaaaagtcaatttgatgaaatcgaacaatgtgattggttaattagtcattagttcaactgtcttatagtatatattaagaagattaagattaagattaaaatatataattaagaacttaatgcattcagttaaatttcatgttttttttttacttaatagttaaattacctattttttacttaatatattcagacattatttatatattcagttacttaatacattcaacacttaatgaatataaaaaaaagcccGACACTTTGTTTAATCAGTCCACCAAGTTTGTATAGtcattaatttatagttttatacagAGGCCTTTGTAACCAGGATGTGATCGCTTCTTCAATATAAGGTTTCGAGTTTTATACTGGTATATACATATAGGTTCTTATAGTTACATAATACTGGTTCATGTAGTCTAAATATGTCACGTATTCCTCTTCCTATTTTGTATCTTCTTAGCTCGTACAGTTTCATGAAGGTGTTGGTAAGACAACGAAATGGCATGTCTTAAAGACTCGACAAATGCTCTTAACATACACGGTTCATGGGACTCACAGCAACAGAATCGAGAGGTGTAGGGATGATTCTAAGGCGAAACGAGCTCCTGGATTATGGTGACTGAACGTGCTGCTGATGAACAAAGGAAATGAGTTCGAGTTTAATGAcacatttagaaaaaaaaaaaaaaaaagtcgaatTGTATAGCGAATACATAGGTGCTTACGAGACCTAACAAAAACGTTTGGCGACTCAAGACTAGAACCCGAAACCTCAACGAAGCTCAACAAATGACAACCTAGGCTAGCTGAAAAGTCATGCATGGCCATATATAGTGTTGACGATGTTATGGTGAAATGAGTTGTTTTTCCTGGTTAATTTCAATTACTACCGGAACTTTCTAAAAAAGATGATGATTCATCTTCTATACGAAAGTTCCATGCAGCTTTTCTATTTAAACTAATCATGTCTGTTGGTCTCCTGTATCTAGGAGACCGGTCAGTAACATACTGATAATCGGATCCAGATCCGGATCCGTTTCTTCTAGGAGTAAGCTTTGAAGAATTAACCGGTGAATTTCTTCTTGATGAATTAGTGGATTCATTAAAACTCCTTTGTGTTTCAATGCTTAATGGCTTTCGTTTAACAATAGAATTGCCACTTCGAGATACCGGAGACGAGTTTCTAAATCTCACAGGACTTCTTCCACTTCGATCAATCACACCATATTCTTTCTTTGGGGAATGTAAACTTTCGGAGGAGTATCTATTATTTACTTCTCCGAAAGTATTGTTATTGTTAAGTTTAGTATAAGATTTCATAACAATAACAAGcaattattgttattgttaggTCATTATCATAATTAGTTTCATACAAAAATTTGGAGTgttcaatttttcttttctatttttaatttcaaaaaaataccataaataattttattttttaattaatcaatataataatatggaACCTgtgattaaaattttaattttatatatttttactaataTATTTACTACTacctaattattatattaattgtttatatatagtatatatccGTATATCGTACGGGTATCAATACtatgttatatatatcattcccgtttaatataatttagttttgattaTCGATTTACCCACGAATCATGTTTGAGGCATACttgaatttatttatgatacaatatatatatatatatatatatatatatatatagatatcgtacatcgtacgggtattaggattagtatttcatatatatggatAAGAATCATGCATTTTAAGGTTATCTCCATCCAACGGGGTTTAGTATCAGTTTTCGACACCAACACGACAACACGTTGTAAGCCAGGTATCAACACCCGCGTTAATGCTCCGAAGTTAACCTTTGGCTAAAgaagaaaattttaatttgttatattctattttaattgcttgttttttggttttttttttttaaatatatagttgatgttggttgaatttaaattttaatttcttatattctcttttagttgcttgtttttttgtttttaatatatagttgaTGTTGGTTGAATTCGGTGATTCCTCTGACTAAAGGTGTTCGTCAGAAAAAAGAAGTATCCGTTGGAAAAATATTATTGTTGAAGATAAGGCTCGAAATTAACTGGAAAAGATGGTCAGAGTTAAAAGTCGTTAATGGCAAAACAATGTTTTCAACCATTACCAAATTGCTATTGAATTTACCTTGCATGGCATCTTACGAAACGTTATGTGGGACGTAATATGACACTTAACGGTTACAACCTAGAAGCAccacataacccaaaaaacatgTCCTCCAAATAGGACATTACATTCATCTGCTCATACTTCTTTACATTCCGGTGACATTTTACCTCAAATATTTGACTTTTGATAACGTTCGATAATACAATATATagttctttctttattttaagaaaGATCCTATTTtgtagtataatatataaagaaaactttagattattttatcaacaaaaaacaactataagaattgtaattaattaacaaaaatataaacgTTTAtgctatataaaaatatataattaccaTTCTTGTACCAAAAGAGATCCATGATTTCTAAGGAAATTTTATCATTTCTTACattacttacattttttttaaaaaaaaaaaaaattgagagaagaagaaaataaagatgaataaaaaaaagtaagcttttctttctttcaaatcatCTCCAAAAAgggaataaaatatttaatcaaaaacaATTGAATTCTTGTTTCAGTTCTTTTCGTTTGTGAACATAGCGTAAGAGACTCcacaaaaatacataaaagaattCATCCTTGAATTATTATGGTATGGATAAGAAATgacaagattagaaaagagaagaaaagaaagaaaaaatgaaaagtaaatgTCATTTTCGAGTTAATTTAAAAACAcagaataaaaaagaaagaaaggtgttatttataaaaatatcccTTGCAGAAAAAATGGATTCTTAGGTCTAGTACGGCATGATGgtaattacattaaaaaaatgtttgtctCCTTATCTGGGTGGAAAGATTTTGATCCAAAAACCATTAAAGTCcacttttttttccattcttttcTTTACGTAAAAAAAAGCTCTCTTTTCCTTTACTTTCTATACAAAAATTAACTCAAGAATAAACCTTAAGATACTCTATTAAGGAAAATGAGAACTCACAATAgtaagtatttttatttgtcatcTCATTACCTTAATAAACCAAAATTCAAGAATGATTAAATCTTATTAATTAATCCAAGGATCAATGACCCAAGTTTATTCCTCAAACTATGTTAAATTAATCCTTACCCATTCTTAACTATCTATAAAAGACAGGGCAAATTACATAAATGGTACTTGAATTAGTGTCGAAATTTCACTTTTTGTACCTCAAAGAATTTAATTACGTGAGTCATACCCAGAGTTTACCTCCGACTAACAGATCCTAACAAATGTCACATGCCGCACACATGAAGGGGTATAACAGTCTTTTACACCTATCTCTACCTTCCCTAAGTCTTTCCCACTAAATACCACAGGTT is drawn from Erigeron canadensis isolate Cc75 chromosome 9, C_canadensis_v1, whole genome shotgun sequence and contains these coding sequences:
- the LOC122582398 gene encoding metal tolerance protein 2 isoform X1 — translated: MRSKLITTILLNNFHKSSSSSKKLLLNPLIPQLYNRSSTENPNFKIFKRCHVGHSHHQDQTSQEGERIFRLGLAADVGLTAGKVLTGYLSGSTAIIADAAHSVSDVVLSGVALLSFRASRVPKDKEHPYGHGKFETLGALGISGVLLITAGGIAWHAVDVLMGVLSATSEVANQSLTNQHAHSHYHGIDMNHPILALNMTIVAIAVKEGLYWITKRAGERAGSGLMKANAWHHRADAVSSLVALIGVGGSILGVRFLDPLAGLVVSGMILKAGLQTGYQSILELVDAAIPLQDLDPIRETVLKVKGVEGCRHLRGRRAGSSLYLDVKIEVDPYCSISMAHQIGESVRYHVQNSHPEVSEVFIQLEPTAKQKVTEVTYDSNSSVLERNGIEELVTSMLTSKFSEKMVVTSVTKRAMQDKYLLEIEVSMPPDVLISDAMKVVEEAKSHILDATSNSMQVSFRLKLNDSIC